The stretch of DNA TTATCTTTTTTAATTCCTCCATCAGGTTATACTTGGTGTGGAGACGGCCCGCGGTATCAATTATCACTTCGTCGACCTGCCGGTTTTGTGCCGCCTGCAGGGCATCATAGACCACCGCCCCGGGGTCGGCACCCGGCTGGTGGGCGATTACATCCACCCCAACCCGCTCACCCCACTTTTTTAACTGGTCGATGGCCGCCGCCCGGAACGTATCCGCCGCCACCAGCAGCACCCGTTTGCCTTCTTTCTGCAACCGATGGGCATATTTGGCGATGGACGTCGTCTTGCCGCCGCCGTTGACACCGACGAAAAGAGAAACCCTGGGCTGTATTGTAACAGACGGCTCACCTTGAGAAGCGATACTCAGAATATCAACCATCTCCGCCTTCAAGGCGTCTCGCACCATTGCGCCGTTCAGCCTCTCCTTATCCGCTTTCTCCTTTAGCACACCGAGCAATTTGCCCGCGGTATTGATGCCCACATCCGCGCCAATGAGCAGCTCTTCAAACTCGTCCCACACCTCATCGTCAACCGTGGCACGGTCGAAGAGGTGCATGGCCCGGGAAAACCAGGTTTCCCTGCTTCTCTTCAGGGCTTGAATGAGGTTTGCTATCTACCTTACCCCCTTTTCCTCCAAAACAGATGGGGAGAATTGTTGAAAGAGGGGCTTGGTCCCTCCTGAACACCCCACAATTGGTGATATATCTAGTGTTTAGCGAGCAATTCTTCCAACAGTACCTGGGCAGCTTGTTTATCCAGAGGCTGGTTGTTGTTGCCGCACTTCGGCGATTGGATACAGCTCGGGCAGCCGTCCTGACACGGACACTCCACAATCGTCCTTAATGTAGCTTGCCACAATTCAACAATGATGTCAAAACCTTTCTCGGTGATGCCGATGCCGCCGGGATAGGCATCGTAGATGAATACCTGAGCCCGACCGGTGTCCGGGTGCAGCGGCGTGGACACGCCGCCGATATCATTGCGGTCG from Chloroflexota bacterium encodes:
- the ftsY gene encoding signal recognition particle-docking protein FtsY, whose translation is MHLFDRATVDDEVWDEFEELLIGADVGINTAGKLLGVLKEKADKERLNGAMVRDALKAEMVDILSIASQGEPSVTIQPRVSLFVGVNGGGKTTSIAKYAHRLQKEGKRVLLVAADTFRAAAIDQLKKWGERVGVDVIAHQPGADPGAVVYDALQAAQNRQVDEVIIDTAGRLHTKYNLMEELKKIKRVAAKTDDTAPHEVILVIDATTGQNGLTQARYFTDAVGVTGIFLAKLDGTARGGIVLAICDELQIPIKYIGTGEKLEDMAEFDAEAFVEALCA